The genomic interval CCTAACAGTTTTGTAATGTACTAGTATTTCTCATATATACACCAATTGTTGATACGATTAAAATATAACCAATGATGTTCCAAAACGAATACATGGTGAATTGTAATATCAAAGCATGCATACGTTAGAAACAAGCTGTAAATGACAAGCAATAGAAAGAGTATTGTGCTAAGGCATAAATTCTACATATTTCATTCTATCATGTATTACATTAGAAATGCTATATGCAGAATTTTGACTTgttcataaaataaatatactttatACAGCAAAAAGAAATGTAGTGAACATCGAAATGTAACTTAACAGTGCCTTTTATTGTAGCAATGGATGAACTTTAAAGTACGAAAATGGCGAGTTTCGTGAGTTTATAGAAAATGCAAAAGGGAAGCCTATCATACATTACTACTGAATGATGTCTTGTACTTTAGAGCAAActgaaacaaaatttaattttactgttttaacGCATTGTATGCGGGACACGTACTAATaagtttttattgtaatatattatacatacagtattttataaaataatgtttttctcgGTTAAAGTTCACAGTATATTAGTAATTAGGACGACTTTTTCAAATCTTTTCAAATCATCAAAAAAGCGTTCAATGCGTTAATATAATAAAGGGATTGAGAATTCATTTAGAGCTTTTGCTTTAGCACAAATGTGTGTCTGTGATGCTTCCAGTTCCCTGCGTCTTGTCAAAAATACTTCGATTTACCTGCAGAAACCTTTCAGTACCTATACCTCGTAACTGTAAACGTTAAATGCCTACCATTTGCTTCCATTCGTGATTTCACGTATTTAACGACTGTCAAATTGTAAGCGAgcgtacatatatacatacactttTATAATGTAATAGAACAATGAATGAACGGATTAGCTTTCGTGCTTTGTTGTTTGTGACTTGTTAATGTAATGAGAATGACTGAaataataatactgtttgtttacgaaagatttatttattttacattaaaatattattgtgcTCTGCCACGACCGAAACCGCCACGGAATTCAACATCACCTGTACCCGCTCCCACATCAGCCTTTTTATCACCAGGACCACCGGGACCTCCGGGTCCTCTCCTGTATCCAGCACGGTCTTCTGTTGGCCTAGATGCTTCGCTTCTTGTGGCTGCAGCTGGTCGCGGTCTCGATGCTTCGGCTCTAGCCTGCCTCTTCAATGTGGAAGGCACAATTTCAGCAGGCAGGTGCAAGTAACCACGCAGATATTCTATGCCTTCGTTCGTAAGGTACCAGTAGAAATGTCTCCACGCAAATTGCTCTTTGACGTATCCTCTGGATTTCAAAGACTgcaaatacaaatttatgagAAATCTGTTCCACCTAGAAGTCGTGGTTTTAAATATGCCAACCCTTTCAATACTATCACTAATTACAGACTCTTAGAATTTCATGATTACTTCGTTTTTTATCGCTTGTATTGCAGGACAAAGTATCGAATGTTGCTAGCACAAAAGACATAGTTGTAACAGAAGAGTTAAGGAATAAAGAATCTGTGTTCCGAACATACAAATATGTTCGAACAAACGTGTAATGGAAGTATATAAATATACCAGATGAATAACAATGAATTGACAAGTTGTATTAGGTGTGAACATTACCTGCATTGCTTTGATGACTTGGAGATTCGCGATTGTTTCCAATTCAGGATGTTTTGGTGCATGGTAGTCCTTCTTTGCTACCATAACACCTTCCTTGAAAAGGTACTCATAAATTGCTACACGATTCTTTTTTGGCATCAACattctgaaaatattaaaacaacaTTTAAGAAGAAGTTCCATCGACAACATACATATATCTTCAATTGTATAGGAAAGAAAGTAAGaggtttgtttttgtaaatttaTATATCAGTGGACAATTAATACGTAATATTACAAAAGTACTttcagtaaaaatatattttgatgggAATCTATTGAAACGGAAGGTGCGAATACTTTTACATTTGAAAACTGTATCAACCATGCCTACAGGTAAACATTCACTgatattttatgaaaaaaatgttgatGTTTATGTTATGTCATGGAATATAATGTTTTTGTTcgattgtataataaaaaatttagacaGAGTGAAACACAAGTTTGTGCCAATAGTGTACGAATGATGCGGGTATTTTTCTTTGGTTAGGTACATGTCAATAATGTTCAACATGAATTCAAATGAAAAGATTCGTGTCATATGAAAATTCTTTGGTTTAGCAGAGATTAAAGAATCTAACAAACCTCCTACTTTCTCACAATATTTCTATACAGCTAGGATTAAAACGGATATTGTAAAAGGCCTGACATACTTGACGTTTCAGCGCGAAGCGTTTTATCGGAAAGAAACCTTGCTCGCTTGCGATTTATCGTATCCACGAATCGATATATCGTTCGAGAGTGACCGGAAGCAGTGTAcgcatattataggatgaaaTTGTTCACAACATATTGTcgcatttattaatattaaatcgCAAAATAAATTGCAAAGCGTATATACAAATTTGTCATATTGTGTTCTCATATTCTACGGATATAGTGGATTCTGAAAAGTATAAACATTTCTACCCGGGAACAGTCTCTTCGATGATTTAGTATAATTTCAGGAAGTTATCTCGAGGAGGAAAAGAATTAAATATGCATAGTAATTAAACAAAACGTTACATAGATTTAACGTgagtatttttataataaatttacacgCGCGTCTTGATATTCTTATTTACCGTAATAAAAAAGCGTCACCGTACATGAAATTTGCAATCGAGTAGCGGATCTAGTATTACCTGATATTTAAAAATAGCATCTGTTATGCGAGCGCCGTGGCGCCCACAATATTACAAAACGAAATGTCGTGGATgagagaaaattgaatgcattcgaaaataaaaaaatcaaattgcaCGAAAAGCATGGAACAAAGCGTGTCGTACGATTACATTTAGAACTTTCTACGGTGAAACACGAATCATCGACTCATACATGTATAATCGTACGAGGAATTTCACTTTTGAAAACCTGCATCTGTTCCGCGAAGATGAGTGTATCTATTAACATAAGCATTAAAAAATGTGTCAGCGTTAATCGCCTGAAACATAGTTGTTGAGTGGGTGTAGAACGTATACGCCTACCGTTGAGGAACAAAAACGAGCCATACGTGTAAGTAAATATTCCGTGTACTTCGATAGTTATAGCAAAGACCCGACGGtcgaaaattatatatttagcAAAGGCGACGTATTTGTTGGATTTTTTAAAAGCAGAAACAGTGAAATCGTTCGAAGTATTTGAAATTTACGGGATTTTTATCTGTCACGAACCTGTCATATATTTACATACTTTTGTCATTCTAATTTTCAGATGGAGCGACTTTTTTTGGAGCTGTATGCATATGCAATTGTAAATATAGAATTGCTTTTTAATCGCAAAAAATGACGAGGTTTTTAGACGATTATTTCTGTACACTTTCAATTGTATTTTTACACATACCAGTTTGTGTATATATTTTACACACCAGATCAATTGCAATTCTgtataaatgaattttattgcaatattgtgtatataattattttacaaaaatgcaTTTTTCTATACCGGATACACAAGAATTTATTGACACTGCTGGCAATACATATGTGGTAATGTACTTTTCTTTTAAATCATGTGTATTGGAATTTGTtggtatatttatatttcttatttaatttcaattttcaggGTTATAACATTCATATAAACGGATTATTTCACTGTACCGTCAGATACAAACAATTGCACAATTTTCACGAACAATTGGCCAAGGACTTGGATCTGTCTTTACCATTGTTTccaccgaaaaaattttttcccttaACAATAAATCAACAAGAAGAACGTCGATTATCTttggaaaaatatattcaatctATTGGACAGAATGAAGTTATTAGCAATTCGGGTATGCTAAATGCATTCTTATTAAATGCTCAACATGAAACTATTGGTGGATTCTCAGATAATGAGAGCATGGATATTTTCCTAATGAACGggtgtaaaataataataaatgtctCGCTGGGTGACCATACTGGAGTTGTTTTAAAGGTAGCACACATatcatgaataataattgtgtaTATGTAATTGATCAAAATTTGATTGAAGTTGTTTTATTCAACAGAAAGTCTACAAGCATCTTAAACTGCCAGAACAATATTATTCCTATTTTGCATTGTTTATTGTCGCTCAGAATGAGGGTAATAGCGTTTACTGTAAGTATAATTTAGCAAAACTATTTGTTGCATTCAGATTTTTTGCAGGTcctaatttttaaatgaatttatttctcCAGTGCTACGCAAATTGCAGAATTTCGAGTCACCCTTTATCACGAACAAGCATATGCACAATATAGGCAAAAAGGTTGTGCTGGGAAAAAATTACTGGGATATAGCGTATGATCTTGAATTGATGAACAATGCGGTAGCTATGAACTTGTTGTTTGTTCAAGCTGTGGCGGAGACTCAAAGGGGATGGATCATAACTAAAGACGAATTGAAAGATTATTTGATTACTTTGCAAAATCAAGGAAAGAAGAAGGAAGTAAGTTTCAGTGCATAGTAAGATAGAAGTCTATCTGGTGTTTCTCGTATCGATCTATTTCTTCTAGAGTTTTATAGTTTATCATGGTTCTAATGTCTCTGTAAAgtgatttatttttcattatttttattgtagtaCCTGGATGTAGTGCGTACTTTAAAATATTATGGTTATATTCAGTTTGCTCCATGCTTATGCGATTACCCTCAATCAGATTCAAAAGTATTAGTTGCTATAGGTAGGAATGAATTGAATTTGCGCATATTATCCGACGGAGAACAGCACGAAGAAGTCTTTAACGTTTCTCAAATGCGTTGTTGGCGAATAACCACTGTACAGAATGTAAGTTAGCATGGAAATGCTTGTGCTCGAACTGTCGTATAAATTTCTTATACAAGTTTTTTTTTAGGGGCCCGAAAGATGTGAGGATAATGACGATTTGAGTTTAGAACTATCTTTTGAATACTTGGTAGCTAAAAATCAATTACAATGGATTACCATCACGTCGGAACAAGCTATTTTAATGTCCGTATGTTTGCAAGCTATGATCGATGAATTACTGTTAAAACATGCTGGTGGTAGCCGGACTAAGGTTAATAGAGTATTGTTATTCGTACTGCTgttattgtgaaataaaatttaatttttggaaCGTGGCTTTGTAGGAACTACCTGGAAAATCATGGACGTATGTCATGAGAGATGGACAAACTATCGTAATGGGATCAAGTGCTGGTGAGCAAGTTAATGAAAATCGGAAGGTgtgtatataaataatattatatatacattaataataaataatatatttaagatGCTGAAATTAGATAGAATATCATGAATTGATGTGGTAATATTATTTCAGAGTCAAGACGTTAAACAGTCTTCCAAATCCGAACCGATCATGAAGAAACTAGCCGACAGATTCTCGGCGGTAAGAATGAAAAAATCTGTGGATGTTAGAAGTAATCCAATCGATATAATTCAAAGGAGATATGTATCGGAATGTGATGTGGAGAACAATGCATTTCACACGATCGGCGATGATGATTTGTAATCGTGAAAAATAAAGTATATTTTCTGTATATAACTTTCCGAAACTACTAAACTTTCGAGATGgcgttattatatttttgataagATGAATTTGTAAATTTATAAAAGTATCGCACAAAGTGTAAAAAAAAAGTAGAATTTACTTATATACTGACGTTGTAACATTTGTTTACTACATGCTTGATCATTAACTAGATAGAAAGAATTCTTCTAATTAAgtccaataataatttaatcCTTTATAATGTCATAAGTGTGAATACAAGATCTGCGTTCATAGAAAACGAATAAGTTGTGAAAAAAGTATAATTGTTTACATAATGTACTTACATATTatctgaaaaaataatgaaaatatgtgATGGAAGAATTGactaattaattaaagaattgaaaataaatgaaatgacagtgtacagtattttattattaaaaaaccaAATGTAAGAAGCAGCGTATTCTATCCTAAAAGAGGTCTGCAGGCTCACGAAGATGTTTCACAATGTTGGAGCGAGACAAATTAGCGGCTTGGTGGTTAAATGTAGATTTATGTTTGATCGAATGCTTAAGTTTGCAggaataaaatttattcgttTCTGTTACATTATTAACGCATATATGTTGATGAAGTCGCATATCGCAGTGAATGGTGCGTTCTACTTTTCATCAAACAGTAGAAATATTACTTTTTAGATTGTAACTTATTTTATCTGCTCTTCGTATTAACAGTGGAACCCAACGCTATTATTATGATAATATTGTGTACCATGGTAGGGCCATATAAAGACTGGATTTAATCATTAATATTCGAATCTTCTTCGATTGTAATGTGCATATTTTCTATATCAAAAATATGTTGTAATTCTGTATTGTTACTTTCTAAATAAACAGAAAGGTCAGTTCTGGCTATAGCATTTAAGTATTATAAATCTATTTTCGCTACTTTTAAAATAGCCCAACGTCAGCAAAGAATTACTCCACTTATGTTGAAGCATTATCAACAGTACCGTGCGTACATGCGTTACTGTTCCTCtgatacaaatattttgtatactAATGAAATtcactgaaattttttaatggaaagtaCAATGATAACACGTATTCGCgaatttcaaatataaaaatgatcaaaaataATGAATGCGATTCAATAAAATACACATTTATACGAATCTAAAAAATATCATAAATCTTGCCATTGCTTCATGATGATCattttcaacaatttcaatACTGGCTTAACGAATTAGCGAAATATTGAAATACATTCTAATACGGAAGACTAATTTTAGTAAGTTCATTCGTCATATATACTTGACTTCGAGATGCTCTCACTTTTATTTGTAATCTTGCATGGTATATAAAACACTACCAAACAATTCGCGATCCTTTACAAATTCGTGAAACATAAGTCAACCGACATAAGAACGTATATCTTGTAACCTAATGTTAATATCTGTAGGTAAACGCGCAATAATATCTATGGCAGTAAAAAAGGAGTAAAAACTTTAATACCTTCTAAAGCTTGCTTACTTATTGGAAATTATTTCGCACGTAAACGATATGTTAGCGCAAAAgtctataaatatattttcggGATGATCAACTCCGTCCTTGTATTTCGTATGGGTGATAATATTTGCTTGATGTAAAATATTATGGATAGAATAAATGGCATAATAGGTGACTAGCGTAAGATAAAAACCAAATATCAATTTTATGTCGGCACCTCTACGATTTTTCTCAACGAAACCAgaagagaaaaggaaagaaaatgcAAGCATGGTATTCGAATTATTCTTTTATCCCCCATTGCATTCGATTTCTAAGGTTTCTTTCGGCATCCGTTTCTAAATGAATGCTAGTGggattattaaataatatttctgtaatacCATATTTCACAGTGTGCACACTCCTGGTCGAAAAGATAACACGCGTGTGCTATCTCTTTGTCCCGGTAGCGTAGGTAAACGTAATCGTACAAAAAAATTAAGTATAATGATCGTTCACCTAaatcatgtaaaataatttacattGATGACGTGAGGCTATTGGCTAGTATTAGTTACTCGTATCTGATTCACAAAGAGGAAGACATTGACTTCGTAAGAGAAGAAAATACTTTAAAACTGCTGTTACTCTTTCCGTTTCGGTAAACAATTTCATTGGGCAATGTTCTTCTCTTTGATGAAACTCAGGACGAGATGAATAAAATCTATTCATTTATACAACTGTACACCCTTTATCTATCGTCATCACGCTTATCCGGATAGAAAAAGTAACCGAACTGTTAGAAGTTTTGTTGACGTTTCCGTTTGGTGTCCATAGCGTCAAGAATCGGTTGCCTCTTAGTTTGGTACCTTCTTCTTAGCTCGTCGATTTCCCGCTCCATTTCTGCGTCCAAATTAGCCATTCGTTGCTGTAGTTCCTCGTATGAGAGAAACTTCAGCTGCAGGAGATGGTTGTTTATCTATATTCAAGTTTCTTTTACATGATGCCTAAAGTGGCTCTAACGTCGATCGATTTTAAGCTCAAAGAAATGCGCGCGCGACCAGCAGAAACCATTTAAAGCTACTC from Halictus rubicundus isolate RS-2024b chromosome 2, iyHalRubi1_principal, whole genome shotgun sequence carries:
- the Snx17 gene encoding sorting nexin 17, translating into MHFSIPDTQEFIDTAGNTYVGYNIHINGLFHCTVRYKQLHNFHEQLAKDLDLSLPLFPPKKFFPLTINQQEERRLSLEKYIQSIGQNEVISNSGMLNAFLLNAQHETIGGFSDNESMDIFLMNGCKIIINVSLGDHTGVVLKKVYKHLKLPEQYYSYFALFIVAQNEGNSVYLLRKLQNFESPFITNKHMHNIGKKVVLGKNYWDIAYDLELMNNAVAMNLLFVQAVAETQRGWIITKDELKDYLITLQNQGKKKEYLDVVRTLKYYGYIQFAPCLCDYPQSDSKVLVAIGRNELNLRILSDGEQHEEVFNVSQMRCWRITTVQNGPERCEDNDDLSLELSFEYLVAKNQLQWITITSEQAILMSVCLQAMIDELLLKHAGGSRTKELPGKSWTYVMRDGQTIVMGSSAGEQVNENRKSQDVKQSSKSEPIMKKLADRFSAVRMKKSVDVRSNPIDIIQRRYVSECDVENNAFHTIGDDDL
- the LOC143365853 gene encoding small ribosomal subunit protein eS10; its protein translation is MLMPKKNRVAIYEYLFKEGVMVAKKDYHAPKHPELETIANLQVIKAMQSLKSRGYVKEQFAWRHFYWYLTNEGIEYLRGYLHLPAEIVPSTLKRQARAEASRPRPAAATRSEASRPTEDRAGYRRGPGGPGGPGDKKADVGAGTGDVEFRGGFGRGRAQ